In Macadamia integrifolia cultivar HAES 741 chromosome 13, SCU_Mint_v3, whole genome shotgun sequence, one DNA window encodes the following:
- the LOC122058608 gene encoding F-box/kelch-repeat protein At3g23880-like: MMKNLPEDIMKEILLRLPVKSLLRFRCVSQDWQCLISDSSFITLYQNRNSRKENLSLFITDYYTKTFYTVEDNSCCKLFDMPAFTSTQLNGDIRSLCIRNRVVGSCNGLLCLISSVFRPSNILYREFIYLFNPTIRKLKKLPHSCRCICLNYLETRLGFGFDPISKDYKVVKIVYSYDNRTKSRIDHKDVWVYSLNSDHWRKLGDHIPVPIPIPIPILIPSQRLELPSRTPIVNAAIHWLVSSWDKSSYSIFSFDLVHEVFNELPQPPENGRFEDIVVVGGCLSVFSRGRHSISYYLMEMWVMKEYGVKESWTKQIIVLNSDACLYKPVESWDDEILFQHEQKNLVLYNIKSKTERDPGIHGLPAHCKALTHTKSLAMLKGLRTSMQGDGRKGKEEEEQ; encoded by the coding sequence atgatgaagaatctccCAGAGGACATAATGAAGGAGATCCTCTTAAGGTTACCCGTGAAATCCCTGCTTCGATTCAGGTGCGTATCACAAGATTGGCAGTGTTTGATTAGTGATTCTTCCTTCATCACTCTGTACCAAAATCGAAATTCCAGAAAGGAAAACCTTTCTCTTTTCATAACTGATTATTATACAAAAACCTTTTACACAGTAGAGGACAATTCATGTTGTAAACTCTTCGATATGCCTGCCTTTACTTCTACCCAATTAAATGGAGATATTCGTTCGCTTTGTATCAGAAACAGAGTCGTGGGTTCATGCAATGGGTTATTATGTCTTATATCGTCAGTATTTCGGCCTAGCAATATTCTTTATAGGGAATTCATTTACCTATTCAATCCAACCATTCGAAAACTCAAAAAACTTCCACATTCTTGTCGATGTATATGCTTGAATTACCTTGAAACTCGgcttggatttggttttgatcccATTAGTAAAGACTACAAGGTCGTTAAGATTGTATACTCATATGACAATAGAACTAAATCCAGAATTGATCATAAGGATGTCTGGGTGTACTCATTGAATTCTGATCACTGGAGAAAACTTGGAGATCATATCCCagtcccaatcccaatcccaatcccaatcctaATCCCATCTCAAAGACTAGAACTCCCTTCACGAACCCCAATTGTAAATGCTGCTATTCATTGGTTGGTATCTTCATGGGATAAATCGTCCTattcaatattttcttttgatctagtACACGAAGTGTTCAATGAGTTACCACAACCTCCTGAAAATGGACGTTTCGAAGACATTGTGGTGGTGGGAGGATGCCTTTCTGTTTTCTCCCGTGGTCGCCATAGTATAAGTTATTACTTGATGGAGATGTGGGTGATGAAGGAATATGGTGTCAAGGAGTCTTGGACTAAACAGATAATCGTTTTGAATTCGGATGCTTGTCTCTATAAACCAGTAGAATCCTGGGATGATGAAATTCTGTTCCAGCACGAACAAAAGAATTTAGTTTTGTACAACATCAAGAGCAAGACAGAAAGGGATCCTGGAATTCATGGACTTCCAGCTCATTGCAAAGCACTTACTCACACCAAGAGCCTTGCTATGCTCAAGGGTTTGCGAACGAGCATGCAGGGTGACGGGcggaagggaaaagaagaagaagaacagtaa